One segment of Ascidiaceihabitans donghaensis DNA contains the following:
- a CDS encoding RICIN domain-containing protein, whose protein sequence is MSFSKPALLGALMTLGLSAPTLLFAQPFDGYYRLQTLFQEPNNRCLEGNRVSAQSTLMGAAFLDNCQWVSGQFWAFESAGNGYYTMKTQFLEADNKCLDQGNFPDGPAGGRAYMADCTGADTQLWKIKPFTGDFVYLQTKASEASNTCLEGNRYDFATGEGGGSFMTPCGNFSGQAWSLQTRKFVPSPEVPTDLTSSKTPYPDVVLYDLAHFAWREFAALNYPADPNHRGKPLAGASIGDAADARVWETYWHRVEMFPGDKTPVQSGGKADVTAKPSYKYTGFALDSTTFGGGAPGMDATLWNNLDEDNELNVDEMFAHVSANPSDPNAPDGFVDENRIVYEAKMNEAGFNYVLSTKLYDTETRDTMVAATKTADALTAYGGTCGKAPAGIVSLPCGVMGGAEGNIEIKAAWRKLNADETASGAYYTNKVIRYQAVGATKADKVNKWFTDTYGLIGLHIIHKTANFPTYVFATFEHKDNIASGIGYIDEITQNGRGAGDVAGAKVIISDRDNPIPNAVKAMNSVAQTGLAGTVWANYQLVGVQAHPVDYSAIKDSTNQEDISTYLLSNIVIESNEELQNFRGGKAANQIDMQNTVVHDTGKVNMGGCLGCHGVAQLNGSDFNFLIKNSPFTAPEVVGSNIGIIDFIAIKSYADVLEMLNSYVKLNGIGINGAPHGKFWDGLSYTDFKSKEVFGVRLVTCGTPETSGLVKILEEKMMSDFPSGFPEMPAGGPYFPEEQIKSFSAWVGDNCPE, encoded by the coding sequence ATGTCTTTTTCCAAACCAGCGCTTTTGGGCGCTTTGATGACGTTGGGGTTAAGTGCCCCGACGCTGCTTTTCGCGCAGCCTTTTGATGGCTACTACCGGCTTCAAACACTCTTTCAGGAACCCAACAACAGATGCCTGGAAGGCAACAGGGTTTCCGCGCAATCTACGTTGATGGGGGCTGCCTTTCTGGACAATTGTCAATGGGTCAGCGGCCAGTTTTGGGCGTTTGAAAGCGCCGGAAACGGCTACTACACAATGAAAACCCAGTTTCTGGAGGCCGACAACAAATGTCTTGATCAGGGCAATTTTCCTGACGGCCCCGCAGGCGGGCGTGCTTATATGGCGGATTGCACCGGTGCTGACACCCAGCTGTGGAAGATCAAACCTTTCACAGGTGACTTCGTCTATTTGCAAACCAAAGCGTCCGAAGCCTCGAACACTTGCCTTGAGGGCAACCGCTATGACTTTGCCACAGGCGAAGGCGGTGGGTCGTTTATGACACCGTGCGGAAACTTTTCAGGTCAGGCGTGGTCTTTGCAAACGCGTAAATTTGTCCCAAGCCCCGAAGTGCCGACTGATCTGACATCCAGCAAGACGCCCTACCCTGACGTGGTTCTTTATGATCTTGCACATTTCGCATGGCGCGAGTTTGCCGCGTTGAACTATCCGGCAGACCCCAACCATCGCGGCAAGCCGCTGGCCGGGGCGTCCATTGGCGACGCCGCGGATGCGCGGGTTTGGGAAACCTACTGGCACCGCGTCGAAATGTTCCCCGGCGATAAGACCCCTGTGCAATCAGGTGGCAAAGCCGATGTAACAGCCAAACCATCCTACAAATACACAGGCTTTGCCTTGGACAGCACGACCTTTGGTGGCGGCGCCCCCGGCATGGACGCAACCTTGTGGAACAATCTGGACGAAGACAATGAGCTGAATGTCGACGAGATGTTTGCCCATGTGTCCGCCAACCCCAGCGATCCCAACGCCCCCGATGGCTTCGTCGATGAAAATCGCATCGTTTATGAAGCAAAAATGAACGAGGCCGGTTTCAACTATGTGCTGTCGACCAAGCTGTATGACACAGAAACGCGCGACACGATGGTGGCGGCAACCAAAACGGCTGACGCATTGACGGCATATGGCGGCACCTGTGGCAAAGCGCCTGCTGGCATCGTGTCCTTGCCGTGCGGCGTTATGGGAGGCGCCGAAGGCAATATCGAAATCAAGGCCGCATGGCGCAAGCTGAACGCGGATGAAACAGCCAGCGGCGCCTATTACACCAACAAGGTCATTCGCTATCAGGCTGTCGGCGCGACGAAAGCTGACAAAGTAAACAAGTGGTTCACAGACACCTACGGTTTGATCGGATTGCACATCATCCACAAAACGGCCAACTTCCCTACCTATGTCTTTGCTACTTTTGAGCACAAAGACAACATCGCATCGGGCATCGGCTACATTGATGAAATCACCCAGAACGGACGCGGTGCAGGCGACGTTGCAGGGGCCAAGGTCATTATTTCAGACCGCGACAACCCTATCCCCAACGCCGTCAAGGCCATGAACAGCGTGGCGCAAACCGGATTGGCAGGGACCGTTTGGGCCAACTACCAATTGGTTGGCGTCCAAGCCCACCCCGTTGACTACAGCGCGATCAAAGACAGCACCAATCAAGAGGACATCTCGACCTATCTTCTGTCCAATATCGTGATTGAATCCAACGAAGAGCTGCAAAACTTTCGAGGCGGCAAAGCTGCAAACCAGATCGACATGCAAAACACGGTGGTACATGACACCGGCAAAGTGAACATGGGTGGATGTTTGGGCTGCCACGGCGTGGCGCAATTGAATGGGTCGGATTTCAACTTCCTTATCAAGAACAGCCCGTTCACCGCCCCCGAAGTGGTCGGATCGAACATCGGCATCATTGATTTCATCGCTATCAAATCCTATGCGGACGTGCTTGAAATGCTCAATTCCTATGTGAAACTCAACGGGATCGGCATCAACGGCGCCCCTCACGGCAAATTCTGGGATGGCCTAAGCTACACTGATTTCAAATCCAAAGAGGTATTCGGGGTGCGTCTTGTGACGTGCGGGACACCCGAAACGTCGGGCTTGGTTAAAATTCTGGAAGAGAAAATGATGAGCGATTTTCCATCAGGATTTCCGGAAATGCCCGCGGGTGGTCCATACTTCCCTGAAGAGCAAATCAAAAGCTTCTCGGCATGGGTTGGCGACAACTGCCCTGAGTAA
- a CDS encoding CDP-alcohol phosphatidyltransferase family protein: MNEPQRLKLRHIVPSLVTVFAICAGLTSLRMSIEGNIEFALYFILLAVFLDAADGKLARFLDTASPFGAELDTLADFFNFGIVPGVLIYNTLYIGTDHANLGWLATMVLAVCCGLRLARFNLSTKAADVALKKDDHFVGVPAPALACLALMPVFMYLHGWDKTDFPLLRAAYIIGVGMLAVSTIPTFSIKHASIKRAHLPFAVIGAVVLVVCLMVYPWPTLILANSLYLLSLPLPYLVQLRQNNTPSD, from the coding sequence ATGAACGAGCCCCAGCGCCTCAAGCTGCGCCATATCGTGCCCAGCCTGGTCACGGTCTTTGCGATCTGTGCCGGTCTGACCAGTCTGCGCATGAGCATTGAAGGCAATATTGAATTTGCGTTGTACTTTATCCTTCTGGCGGTCTTTCTGGATGCCGCGGATGGGAAATTGGCGCGTTTTCTGGACACTGCAAGCCCGTTTGGCGCGGAATTGGACACATTGGCCGATTTTTTTAACTTCGGCATCGTGCCCGGTGTCTTGATCTACAACACGCTGTACATTGGCACAGATCACGCCAATCTGGGTTGGCTTGCAACGATGGTTCTGGCGGTGTGTTGCGGGCTGCGTTTGGCGCGATTTAATCTATCCACCAAAGCTGCGGATGTCGCGTTGAAAAAGGACGATCATTTCGTGGGGGTGCCTGCACCTGCCTTGGCGTGTTTGGCGTTGATGCCTGTGTTCATGTATCTTCACGGCTGGGACAAAACGGACTTTCCGTTGTTGCGGGCGGCCTACATCATCGGGGTCGGTATGTTGGCCGTCAGCACGATCCCTACGTTTTCCATCAAACACGCCAGCATCAAACGGGCGCATCTGCCGTTTGCTGTGATAGGGGCCGTTGTATTGGTGGTATGCTTGATGGTGTATCCGTGGCCAACGCTGATCCTGGCAAATTCGCTGTACTTGCTGTCTCTGCCACTGCCATATCTGGTACAGCTGCGCCAAAATAATACGCCATCTGATTGA
- a CDS encoding phosphatidylserine decarboxylase: MNMLKIVAVPMHKEGRKFVAIFAIVTALLGLVWMPLFWLGVGATIWCYYFFRDPVRVIPQQEGLVVSPADGVVSLIEDVLPTPDMELGSEPLTRVSVFMNVFNCHVNRAPIAGKVAAITYHHGKFLNASLDKASEHNERNSVTLEAADGTRIGVVQIAGLIARRIVCFVQTGDTLGAGHRFGLIRFGSRLDIYLPKGVNPMVCVGQTAVAGETILADLKDPDIQRHGTYE; encoded by the coding sequence ATGAATATGCTCAAGATCGTCGCAGTGCCCATGCACAAGGAAGGCCGCAAATTCGTGGCGATTTTTGCGATTGTGACCGCCCTTTTGGGGCTTGTCTGGATGCCGTTGTTTTGGCTGGGTGTTGGGGCAACAATTTGGTGTTACTACTTTTTCCGCGACCCGGTCCGCGTGATCCCGCAACAAGAGGGTCTGGTTGTATCCCCCGCAGACGGCGTTGTGTCCTTGATCGAAGACGTGTTGCCAACCCCTGATATGGAGCTTGGCTCAGAGCCGTTGACGCGTGTGTCGGTGTTTATGAATGTGTTCAACTGCCATGTGAACCGTGCGCCGATTGCAGGGAAAGTGGCCGCAATTACCTATCACCACGGCAAATTCCTGAACGCGTCCTTGGACAAGGCCAGTGAACACAACGAACGCAACAGCGTCACCCTTGAGGCCGCTGACGGCACACGCATTGGTGTGGTGCAGATTGCGGGCCTGATCGCGCGACGCATTGTGTGCTTTGTGCAAACGGGGGACACATTGGGGGCAGGTCACCGCTTTGGCTTGATCCGTTTTGGCAGCCGGTTGGACATTTACCTTCCCAAAGGCGTCAATCCGATGGTGTGCGTCGGCCAAACGGCTGTTGCGGGCGAAACTATTTTGGCTGATTTAAAGGATCCCGACATCCAACGCCACGGGACCTACGAATGA